A window from Vulcanimicrobium alpinum encodes these proteins:
- a CDS encoding PIN/TRAM domain-containing protein, giving the protein MSVVRSSPTEPGRGVATTLLRVAFAAIFGTTGFLLGREAYLHLFSLHVASEFWQLTLLIAAPVAGALLGVLIVPLVQSFFVAELHQVERAIDRLAPGELVGGAIGLVTGLVVAFLVKSVLFEFITFAGPTGGYIAIALYLVLSLFAAFLGARVGAKQRVALSGMAASASGSGGEPKVLDTSVIIDGRVLDIVRSGFLEGPLLLPRFVLRELHLIADSSDPLKRTRGRRGLELLRKLQDTIAIEIVERDPEEIAQVDAKLVRLAQERGAKLVTNDFNLNRVAQVEGVRVLNINELANAVKPVLLPGDELRVAVIREGRETHQGVGYLDDGTMIVVENGRRLIGETVEVAVTSALQTNAGRMIFARPKVRA; this is encoded by the coding sequence ATGTCTGTGGTGCGTTCCTCGCCGACTGAACCGGGACGCGGCGTCGCGACGACGCTGCTGCGCGTCGCCTTTGCGGCGATTTTCGGGACGACGGGCTTTCTGCTCGGCCGCGAAGCCTATCTCCACCTGTTCTCGCTGCACGTTGCGAGCGAGTTTTGGCAGCTCACCCTGCTCATCGCGGCTCCGGTCGCGGGCGCGCTCCTCGGCGTGCTGATCGTCCCGCTCGTGCAATCGTTCTTCGTCGCCGAACTGCATCAGGTCGAGCGCGCGATCGACCGGCTCGCGCCGGGCGAACTCGTCGGCGGCGCGATCGGCCTGGTGACGGGGCTCGTCGTCGCGTTCCTGGTGAAGAGCGTGCTGTTCGAGTTCATCACGTTCGCCGGCCCGACCGGCGGCTACATCGCGATCGCGCTGTACCTCGTGCTGAGCCTGTTCGCGGCGTTTCTCGGCGCGCGGGTCGGCGCCAAACAGCGCGTCGCTCTCTCGGGGATGGCGGCTTCGGCGAGCGGGAGCGGCGGCGAACCGAAGGTGCTCGATACCTCGGTGATCATCGACGGTCGCGTCCTCGACATCGTGCGCAGCGGCTTTCTCGAAGGACCGCTGCTGCTGCCGCGCTTCGTGCTGCGCGAACTGCACCTGATCGCCGACAGCTCCGATCCGCTCAAGCGCACGCGCGGACGGCGCGGGCTGGAACTGCTGCGCAAGCTCCAGGACACGATCGCGATCGAGATCGTCGAGCGCGATCCGGAAGAGATCGCGCAGGTCGACGCCAAGCTCGTGCGCCTCGCCCAGGAGCGCGGCGCGAAGCTCGTCACGAACGACTTCAACCTCAACCGCGTCGCGCAAGTCGAAGGCGTGAGGGTGCTCAACATCAACGAGCTCGCGAACGCTGTGAAGCCGGTGCTGCTGCCGGGCGACGAACTCCGGGTCGCGGTGATTCGCGAAGGACGCGAGACGCACCAGGGCGTGGGGTATCTCGACGACGGTACGATGATCGTCGTGGAGAACGGCCGGCGGCTGATCGGCGAAACGGTCGAGGTGGCGGTGACCAGCGCGCTGCAGACGAACGCGGGGCGGATGATCTTCGCGCGGCCGAAGGTGCGCGCGTGA
- the ispD gene encoding 2-C-methyl-D-erythritol 4-phosphate cytidylyltransferase: protein MIWGAVIVAAGRGTRFGRPKQLVELAGRPMIAWSVLTFASMPEISEIAIVTEPEFIERIEAIAHAAVRHATVRVVRGGDERQASVRAGIEALGDGVAAILVHDGARPLVQAVDVRAGMRPVQPGIASLLATPVVDTVKVVADGKVTRTLDRAELWAAQTPQFATARDLRRAHADAVRHGTPAATDDAALLERAGLDVLVVPGAPENFKVTLPTDLVRAEALLRERAPHALTDEEVLLVECYVDPGAVDAVLSELEARDARIDEIDRELPGANVVRAYASSAALRGFGARLHALAGEQAVFTAHLSHLAPRIAVDREH, encoded by the coding sequence GTGATCTGGGGCGCGGTGATCGTCGCCGCCGGCCGAGGGACGCGCTTCGGGCGCCCCAAACAGCTCGTGGAGCTCGCAGGACGGCCGATGATCGCGTGGTCGGTCCTGACGTTCGCCTCGATGCCGGAGATCAGCGAGATCGCGATCGTCACCGAGCCCGAATTCATCGAACGGATCGAAGCGATCGCGCATGCGGCGGTGCGGCACGCGACGGTGCGCGTGGTGCGCGGCGGCGACGAGCGCCAAGCCAGCGTGCGCGCCGGGATCGAGGCGCTCGGCGACGGCGTCGCAGCGATCCTCGTGCACGACGGCGCGCGTCCGCTGGTGCAGGCGGTCGACGTGCGCGCCGGTATGCGGCCGGTGCAGCCCGGGATCGCATCGCTGCTCGCGACGCCGGTCGTCGACACGGTCAAGGTCGTCGCCGACGGGAAGGTGACGCGAACGCTCGACCGCGCCGAACTCTGGGCCGCGCAGACGCCGCAATTCGCCACCGCGCGCGACCTGCGCCGTGCGCACGCCGACGCCGTCCGCCACGGTACGCCCGCGGCGACCGACGACGCGGCGCTCCTCGAGCGCGCGGGCCTCGACGTCCTCGTCGTCCCCGGCGCGCCGGAGAACTTCAAGGTGACGCTGCCGACCGATCTGGTGCGGGCCGAAGCGCTGCTGCGCGAGCGCGCACCGCACGCGCTCACCGATGAAGAGGTGCTGCTGGTCGAGTGCTACGTCGATCCGGGCGCCGTCGACGCCGTGCTCAGCGAGCTCGAAGCGCGCGATGCGCGCATCGACGAGATCGATCGCGAGCTCCCCGGCGCAAACGTCGTGCGCGCCTACGCGAGCTCCGCCGCGCTGCGCGGTTTCGGCGCGCGCCTCCACGCGCTCGCCGGCGAGCAGGCCGTGTTCACCGCGCACCTCTCGCATTTGGCGCCGCGGATCGCGGTCGACCGCGAGCATTGA
- the ispF gene encoding 2-C-methyl-D-erythritol 2,4-cyclodiphosphate synthase, whose protein sequence is MHEPKARVGHGFDAHRLVEGRPFILGGVRVPFEKGPLGHSDADVLTHAVCDALLGACALGDLGAHFPDTDPQWKDADSLRLLAACHELAVRKGWTIANIDATVVVQQPKLAPFVGAMRDSLADVLGLEVERISVKAKTSEGMGYTGDGTGIAAYAVVLMEALGGKESAI, encoded by the coding sequence ATGCACGAACCGAAAGCGCGCGTCGGCCACGGCTTCGACGCGCACCGGCTCGTCGAGGGACGGCCGTTCATCTTGGGCGGCGTGCGCGTGCCGTTCGAGAAGGGCCCGCTCGGACACAGCGACGCCGACGTGCTGACGCACGCGGTCTGCGACGCCCTGCTCGGCGCGTGCGCGCTGGGCGATTTGGGCGCGCACTTCCCCGACACCGACCCGCAGTGGAAGGACGCCGACTCACTGCGGCTGCTCGCCGCATGTCACGAGCTGGCGGTGCGCAAAGGCTGGACGATCGCGAACATCGATGCGACCGTCGTCGTGCAGCAGCCGAAGCTCGCGCCGTTCGTCGGCGCGATGCGCGATTCGCTCGCCGACGTGCTCGGGCTCGAAGTCGAGCGGATCAGCGTGAAGGCGAAGACGAGCGAGGGGATGGGCTACACCGGTGACGGTACCGGGATCGCGGCCTACGCGGTCGTGCTGATGGAAGCGCTGGGCGGCAAGGAATCCGCTATTTGA
- a CDS encoding ATP-binding protein — protein MISTGVYSRNLIGRSRELGFLLSRAGDLGERAGCIVVRGEAGIGKTRLIAEFLGAVAEDGFDVGAGAVREYANGPYAAIAEALDALALTIPEIPRGAVADTKLLWYASVADALRRHAASRSRGLIVALDDLQWADVATIDLLRYCAAQLTDARVLFVIAYRNDEALEDDSAVTRALAAIERDADILTLNPLADGQIERLIMTALASVERSLGDDAIAAVRDLADGRPLFAEEILRGLLERIDRGESGETSVPRTIRATVRERYRSLAVAERDVLVHAAVIGRRFSARFVAELMGVAPAAVYAALRSARDLQLVVEEADDAGDSFAFRHALTREAIYAELLRAETRVLHARVSTMLAAANPPDLAAVAEHAWRAADGENTALWCERAADRAAAVFAYADAARSYERAFRSTADVERRARVAEKCAEAWYAIGDMRRSTDWYANAADATAVTGRSAYAHRLSLRRARVLFESGRYDDGIAECGALTTRDADATLRFEAETMLAGLLASRGDPLAALERLRAAEALTDAAPEAAITTRLAATYAYALSALGRSSEAREKYAEAIVSARAIGDHDLVLRTYNNWANLELFAGPIARARALYDDALRTADDVKNLRQTAWLATNAGLAALVAGDLPGADALLARTTWIEHGVAIVRHARIALALRLGTLRGAVDDEFFRQAVDALDEAVSSGDGFAVCILGGALAYQHAAQRRLDDAAAAVAACGPFLGVGAFPYWAHDAAARFGSRSLRIAARERLEQLAGFEGAVSAQGFLLLADARDAQRLRDRAAATARALDAAAALASAGWRIDQGYALEAAGRPADAVALFRERGAAGEVARLTQTAATTRRRGESTLTPREREIARLVVGGHPAKAIAELLVISERTVETHVASVYRKLGVNGRRELAALLAETSAAP, from the coding sequence GTGATCTCGACCGGCGTCTACAGCCGCAACCTGATCGGCAGATCGCGCGAATTGGGTTTTCTGCTCTCACGCGCCGGCGATTTGGGCGAGCGCGCCGGCTGCATCGTCGTGCGCGGCGAAGCGGGGATCGGGAAGACGCGGCTGATCGCGGAGTTTCTCGGTGCCGTCGCGGAGGACGGGTTCGACGTCGGTGCCGGCGCGGTCCGCGAGTATGCGAACGGGCCGTACGCGGCGATCGCCGAGGCGCTCGACGCGCTGGCGCTGACGATCCCGGAGATCCCGCGCGGCGCCGTCGCCGACACCAAGCTGCTGTGGTACGCGTCGGTCGCCGACGCGCTGCGGCGGCACGCTGCATCGCGTTCGCGCGGTCTGATCGTCGCGCTCGACGACCTGCAGTGGGCCGACGTCGCGACGATCGATCTGCTGCGCTACTGCGCCGCGCAGCTCACCGACGCGCGCGTCCTCTTCGTGATCGCCTACCGCAACGACGAGGCGCTCGAAGACGACTCCGCGGTGACCCGCGCGCTCGCGGCGATCGAACGCGACGCGGATATTCTGACGCTCAACCCGCTCGCCGACGGTCAGATCGAACGGCTCATCATGACCGCGCTCGCGTCGGTGGAACGCTCGCTCGGCGACGACGCGATCGCTGCGGTGCGCGATCTCGCCGACGGCCGGCCGCTCTTCGCCGAGGAGATCCTGCGCGGTCTGCTCGAGCGCATCGATCGCGGCGAGTCGGGCGAAACGTCGGTGCCGCGCACGATCCGCGCAACGGTACGCGAACGGTACCGGAGCCTCGCGGTCGCGGAGCGCGACGTCCTCGTGCACGCCGCCGTCATCGGCCGCCGCTTCTCGGCGCGCTTCGTCGCGGAACTGATGGGCGTCGCTCCCGCAGCCGTCTACGCGGCGCTGCGCAGCGCGCGCGATCTGCAATTGGTGGTCGAGGAGGCCGACGACGCGGGCGACTCGTTCGCCTTCCGCCACGCGCTCACGCGCGAGGCGATCTATGCCGAATTGCTGCGCGCGGAGACGCGGGTTCTGCACGCGCGCGTCTCGACGATGCTCGCCGCGGCCAACCCGCCCGATCTCGCCGCCGTTGCGGAACACGCGTGGCGCGCGGCGGACGGCGAGAACACGGCGCTGTGGTGCGAACGCGCGGCCGATCGCGCCGCCGCGGTCTTCGCTTACGCCGACGCGGCGCGTTCCTACGAGCGCGCATTTCGCAGCACGGCCGACGTCGAGCGCCGCGCCCGCGTCGCGGAGAAGTGCGCCGAGGCGTGGTACGCGATCGGCGACATGCGGCGGTCGACGGATTGGTATGCGAACGCGGCCGACGCCACCGCCGTGACCGGCCGCTCCGCCTACGCGCATCGCCTCTCGCTGCGCCGCGCGCGCGTGCTCTTCGAATCGGGACGCTACGACGACGGGATCGCCGAGTGCGGCGCGCTGACGACGCGCGACGCGGACGCGACCCTGCGGTTCGAAGCGGAGACGATGCTGGCCGGACTGCTGGCCTCGCGCGGCGATCCCCTCGCGGCGCTCGAACGGCTGCGAGCCGCCGAAGCGCTGACGGACGCCGCACCGGAGGCCGCGATCACTACGCGTCTGGCGGCGACGTACGCCTACGCGCTCTCGGCGCTCGGACGTTCGTCGGAGGCGCGCGAGAAATACGCCGAAGCGATCGTGTCCGCGCGCGCGATCGGCGATCACGATCTGGTGCTGCGCACGTACAACAACTGGGCGAATCTCGAACTCTTCGCCGGCCCGATAGCGCGCGCGCGCGCGCTGTACGACGATGCGCTGCGGACGGCCGACGACGTGAAGAACCTGCGCCAGACCGCGTGGCTCGCGACGAACGCCGGCCTCGCCGCGCTGGTCGCCGGCGACCTTCCGGGCGCCGACGCGCTGCTCGCGCGAACGACGTGGATCGAGCACGGGGTGGCGATCGTCCGGCACGCGCGCATCGCGCTCGCCCTGCGTCTGGGGACGCTGCGCGGGGCCGTCGACGACGAGTTCTTCCGGCAGGCGGTCGACGCGCTCGACGAGGCCGTCTCGTCGGGTGACGGCTTCGCGGTCTGCATCCTCGGCGGCGCACTGGCGTATCAGCACGCGGCGCAGCGGCGGCTCGACGACGCGGCGGCGGCGGTCGCCGCCTGCGGGCCGTTCCTTGGCGTCGGCGCGTTTCCGTACTGGGCCCACGACGCCGCCGCGCGTTTCGGCTCGCGTTCGCTGCGCATCGCCGCGCGGGAGCGGCTCGAACAGCTTGCGGGCTTCGAAGGGGCGGTCAGCGCGCAGGGCTTTCTGCTCCTGGCCGACGCCCGCGATGCGCAGCGGCTGCGCGACCGCGCGGCGGCGACCGCGCGCGCCCTCGACGCGGCCGCGGCGCTCGCGTCGGCGGGCTGGCGCATCGATCAAGGCTACGCGCTCGAGGCGGCCGGTCGTCCCGCCGACGCGGTCGCGTTGTTCCGCGAACGCGGGGCCGCCGGAGAGGTCGCCCGGCTGACCCAGACCGCGGCCACCACCCGCCGTCGCGGCGAGTCGACGCTCACCCCGCGCGAGCGCGAGATCGCCCGGCTCGTCGTCGGCGGGCACCCGGCGAAGGCGATCGCCGAGCTGCTGGTGATCTCCGAGCGTACCGTCGAGACCCACGTCGCCTCGGTCTATCGGAAGCTGGGCGTCAACGGCCGCCGCGAGCTCGCGGCGCTCCTCGCCGAGACCTCGGCCGCCCCGTAG
- the cysS gene encoding cysteine--tRNA ligase: protein MALRLYNTRTRQIEPFRTLEPGHARIYVCGLTPSAEGHLGHARSFLFFDVLRRYLEHPRNGYRVTFVKNVTDVDDRSIATAKAEGTTFDRVVARFYDAFRVSMRRLNVREPDAEPYATHFVPQIVAMIGELIARDFAYVTDDGIYYRVAAFPRYGALSGKNVEELLVGARIAENEHKHDPLDFALWKFAKPDEPRWDSPWGAGRPGWHIECSAMARSLLGVPFDLHGGGYDLIFPHHENEIAQSEPLMDAPPMAVMWAHGGLLNFEGRKMSKSLGNFEPLSALLDRHDPMAIRLLFLQTGYQKPMNFTEESIAGAKAALERLQRFAFRLRAAGGTATGERSAHPAAAEFFAGLDHDMDTSSALSVLFKLANQAQGIVERGEAAATLAFVRDAAGIFGIAPAFDDAALDAFDEARAAEGALAALDASFVARLAERIGGSAHLNGDGPEAAIAAVIAARNAARKAKDFALGDRLRDALAAEGIVLKDSKDGTTWTVAAG from the coding sequence ATGGCTCTGCGGCTGTACAACACGCGAACACGACAGATCGAACCGTTCCGCACGCTGGAGCCGGGCCACGCGCGCATCTACGTTTGCGGTCTGACGCCTTCCGCCGAAGGCCATCTCGGACATGCGCGTTCGTTCCTGTTCTTCGACGTGCTGCGGCGCTATCTCGAGCACCCGCGCAACGGATACCGCGTGACGTTCGTGAAGAACGTGACCGACGTCGACGACCGTTCGATCGCGACGGCGAAGGCGGAAGGGACGACGTTCGACCGGGTGGTCGCGCGCTTTTACGACGCGTTTCGCGTCTCGATGCGCCGGCTCAACGTGCGCGAGCCCGACGCCGAACCGTACGCGACGCACTTCGTGCCGCAGATCGTCGCGATGATCGGCGAACTGATCGCGCGCGACTTCGCGTACGTGACCGACGACGGCATCTACTACCGCGTCGCAGCGTTTCCGCGTTACGGCGCGCTGAGCGGGAAGAACGTCGAGGAACTTCTCGTCGGCGCGCGGATCGCGGAGAACGAGCACAAGCACGATCCGCTCGACTTCGCGCTCTGGAAGTTCGCCAAGCCCGACGAGCCGCGCTGGGACTCGCCGTGGGGCGCGGGACGCCCAGGCTGGCATATCGAGTGCAGCGCGATGGCGCGCAGCCTGCTCGGCGTCCCCTTCGATCTGCACGGCGGCGGTTACGATCTGATCTTCCCGCACCACGAGAACGAGATCGCGCAGAGCGAGCCGCTGATGGACGCGCCGCCGATGGCGGTGATGTGGGCGCACGGCGGCCTGCTCAACTTCGAAGGCCGCAAGATGTCCAAGTCGCTCGGCAACTTCGAACCGCTCTCGGCGCTGCTCGACCGCCACGATCCGATGGCGATCCGGCTGCTCTTTCTCCAGACCGGCTACCAGAAGCCGATGAACTTCACCGAGGAGAGCATCGCCGGCGCGAAGGCCGCGCTCGAGCGGCTGCAGCGCTTCGCATTCCGCCTGCGGGCGGCCGGCGGCACCGCGACGGGCGAGCGGTCCGCGCATCCCGCGGCGGCGGAGTTCTTCGCCGGACTCGACCACGACATGGACACCTCGAGCGCGCTCTCGGTTCTCTTCAAGTTGGCGAACCAGGCGCAGGGGATCGTCGAGCGCGGCGAGGCCGCGGCGACGCTGGCGTTCGTGCGCGACGCGGCCGGGATTTTCGGGATCGCGCCGGCGTTCGACGACGCGGCGCTCGACGCGTTCGACGAGGCGCGCGCGGCGGAGGGCGCGCTTGCCGCGCTCGACGCGTCGTTCGTCGCCCGGCTCGCCGAACGCATCGGCGGCTCCGCCCACCTGAACGGCGACGGCCCCGAGGCCGCGATCGCCGCGGTGATCGCGGCCCGCAACGCGGCCCGCAAGGCGAAGGACTTCGCGTTGGGCGACCGCCTGCGCGATGCGCTCGCCGCCGAGGGGATCGTCCTCAAGGATTCCAAAGACGGGACGACGTGGACCGTCGCCGCCGGATAG
- the rlmB gene encoding 23S rRNA (guanosine(2251)-2'-O)-methyltransferase RlmB has translation MDRRRRIGAQRPDPGRRGPRIDLDDVIYGVHAVDEMLVAGEPLRHIHVGDDRKNDPVLRNLLERARAANVPVRFESRAYFATFPYKAHQGVVAFGEPFAYGTLEEAIELGKRARPSLYVVLDHVTDPHNVGAIIRSAESAGATAVILPERRSAGVNPTVRKSSAGATAFVPVARVANVAQAIRTMKKAGIWVYGAAVGAGTRPYTRAALDGDVALVIGAEGEGISQLVKRECDALVAIPMRGRVQSLNASVAAGVLLYEAVRQRDAAAAAPEADQAADDD, from the coding sequence GTGGACCGTCGCCGCCGGATAGGCGCGCAGCGTCCGGATCCAGGCCGGCGCGGGCCGCGGATCGACCTCGACGACGTGATCTACGGCGTGCACGCGGTCGACGAGATGCTCGTCGCCGGCGAGCCCCTGCGGCACATCCACGTCGGCGACGACCGCAAGAACGATCCGGTGCTGCGCAACCTGCTCGAGCGGGCCCGCGCCGCGAACGTCCCGGTCCGGTTCGAGAGCCGGGCGTACTTCGCGACCTTTCCCTATAAGGCGCATCAAGGCGTGGTCGCGTTCGGCGAACCGTTCGCCTACGGCACGCTCGAGGAAGCGATCGAATTGGGGAAGCGCGCGCGCCCGTCGCTCTACGTCGTCCTCGACCACGTGACCGACCCGCACAACGTCGGCGCGATCATCCGCTCCGCCGAGAGCGCGGGCGCGACGGCCGTCATCCTTCCCGAGCGGCGCAGCGCCGGCGTCAACCCGACAGTCCGAAAGTCGTCCGCGGGCGCGACCGCGTTCGTCCCCGTCGCTCGGGTCGCCAACGTCGCCCAGGCAATACGGACGATGAAGAAGGCGGGGATCTGGGTCTACGGCGCGGCGGTCGGGGCGGGGACGCGCCCGTACACCCGCGCCGCGCTCGACGGCGACGTGGCGCTGGTGATCGGGGCCGAGGGCGAAGGGATCTCGCAGCTCGTGAAGCGCGAGTGCGACGCCCTGGTCGCGATCCCGATGAGGGGACGGGTCCAGTCCCTCAACGCCTCGGTGGCGGCCGGGGTGCTTTTGTACGAAGCGGTCAGACAGCGCGACGCCGCCGCGGCGGCCCCGGAAGCCGACCAAGCGGCCGACGACGACTGA
- the sigH gene encoding RNA polymerase sporulation sigma factor SigH, translated as MALTQPAAEALEYHERPDEDLVSAAKSGDNLAMEFLLNKYKNFVRIKAKSYFLIGADREDIIQEGMIGLYKAVRDFKADKLSSFRAFAELCITRQIITAIKTATRQKHIPLNQYISLNKPIYDEDSERTLLDVMPSQKTSDPEELVINQEVSEDIKARIQENLSDLESQVLLSYLEGKSYQEMARDLNRHVKSIDNALQRVKRKIEKNLAEIELP; from the coding sequence ATGGCGCTCACGCAGCCCGCCGCCGAGGCCCTCGAATACCACGAGCGGCCGGACGAAGACCTCGTCTCAGCGGCGAAATCCGGCGACAATCTCGCCATGGAGTTCTTGCTCAACAAGTACAAGAACTTCGTACGGATCAAGGCCAAAAGTTATTTTCTTATCGGCGCCGACCGCGAGGACATCATCCAAGAGGGGATGATCGGCCTCTACAAAGCGGTCCGCGATTTCAAGGCCGACAAGCTGTCGAGCTTTCGTGCGTTCGCCGAGCTGTGCATCACCCGTCAGATCATCACCGCCATCAAGACGGCGACCCGCCAGAAGCACATCCCGCTCAACCAGTACATCTCGCTGAACAAGCCGATCTACGACGAGGACAGCGAACGGACGCTCCTCGACGTGATGCCCTCGCAGAAGACGTCCGATCCCGAAGAGCTCGTGATCAACCAAGAAGTCAGCGAAGACATCAAGGCGCGCATCCAGGAGAATCTCTCCGATCTCGAATCGCAGGTGCTTCTCTCGTATCTCGAAGGCAAATCCTATCAGGAGATGGCGCGCGACCTGAACCGGCACGTGAAGTCGATCGACAACGCGCTCCAGCGCGTGAAGCGGAAGATCGAAAAGAACCTGGCCGAAATCGAACTGCCTTGA
- a CDS encoding metalloregulator ArsR/SmtB family transcription factor, with amino-acid sequence MLYTEAAKVGIALGSPIRLELLELLAQRERSVEDIAGEADLGIPNASRHLAVLARAHLVRRRRDGNRIFYRTIPGLSPGLLRSLRDTAIGTNPVLATVLGADFLVAGDADAAMRTAVARGRAGHAVLVDVRPRAEFETAHLPGAVSVPLQHIVSRGSRPRLPRDRELLVYCRGAFCAWADEAATVLRRRGFNANVLPLGPSEIANIGA; translated from the coding sequence TTGCTGTATACCGAGGCCGCTAAAGTGGGGATCGCGCTGGGCAGCCCGATCCGGCTGGAGCTGCTCGAACTGCTGGCGCAGCGGGAGCGGTCAGTCGAGGATATCGCCGGTGAGGCGGATCTCGGCATCCCGAACGCGTCTCGGCACTTGGCCGTGCTCGCGCGTGCGCACCTCGTCCGCCGCCGCCGCGATGGTAACCGGATCTTTTATCGCACGATCCCCGGCCTCTCTCCCGGACTTCTCCGCAGCCTGCGCGACACCGCGATCGGAACGAACCCCGTCCTCGCAACGGTGCTCGGCGCGGATTTTCTTGTCGCCGGCGATGCGGACGCCGCGATGCGCACTGCCGTGGCACGGGGCCGCGCAGGTCACGCCGTGCTCGTCGACGTCCGTCCGCGCGCCGAGTTCGAAACGGCGCATCTGCCGGGTGCAGTTTCCGTACCACTGCAGCACATAGTCTCGCGCGGCTCGCGGCCGCGCTTGCCGCGAGACCGCGAACTGCTCGTGTACTGTCGCGGCGCGTTTTGCGCGTGGGCCGATGAGGCGGCTACGGTTCTTCGACGCCGTGGCTTCAACGCGAACGTGCTTCCGCTCGGCCCGTCCGAGATCGCGAACATCGGAGCATGA
- a CDS encoding LysR family transcriptional regulator: MRNNETRSGRFVFVIAASLTTTWANDSSVTINLNQLATFVQLAEKRNFTRTADALHLTQPAVTQQIRALERDLGVTLVDIVGRRTEITEIGAFVAERGELLLNQVDTLRRDVRELAEARSGVVHVGATVTIGGYVLPDLLARFAERHEGIRVEVAVENTTTIVPMVADGRVGLALVEGVVTDASLEVVPFADDELVLIVGESHRLARRRSVAPSDLADESFVTREVGSGTRDLFERAMCSAGFAPRIVLALPTGEGIVRAVRCGLGVAMVSRIVAADAIGAGVVKEIDVQGVELRRRLFLVRRSLRTRSAAARAFADLVLEGSS; the protein is encoded by the coding sequence TTGCGCAACAACGAAACTAGGAGCGGTCGATTTGTCTTTGTCATCGCCGCGTCGCTCACGACGACCTGGGCTAATGATTCGTCGGTGACGATCAATCTGAATCAGCTCGCGACGTTCGTACAGTTGGCGGAGAAACGCAATTTTACGCGGACCGCTGACGCGCTGCATCTGACACAGCCTGCCGTCACGCAACAGATTCGTGCGCTCGAGCGGGACCTCGGTGTGACGCTTGTCGACATCGTGGGGCGCCGCACGGAAATTACGGAGATCGGCGCGTTTGTCGCCGAACGCGGTGAGCTGCTGCTAAACCAAGTCGATACGCTCAGGCGTGACGTGCGCGAGCTCGCGGAGGCTCGGAGCGGGGTGGTGCACGTGGGCGCGACCGTCACGATCGGCGGCTATGTTCTCCCGGATCTCTTGGCACGGTTCGCTGAGCGGCACGAGGGCATCCGGGTCGAAGTCGCTGTGGAGAACACCACGACCATCGTTCCGATGGTGGCCGACGGCCGCGTCGGACTCGCCTTGGTGGAGGGCGTCGTCACCGACGCCTCACTTGAGGTCGTGCCCTTTGCCGATGACGAGCTCGTGCTCATCGTCGGCGAGTCGCATCGTCTGGCGCGCCGGCGATCCGTCGCGCCGAGCGACCTCGCCGATGAGTCGTTTGTCACCCGCGAAGTCGGTTCTGGGACGCGCGACTTGTTCGAGCGAGCCATGTGTTCGGCTGGGTTTGCACCCCGCATCGTTCTTGCGCTGCCCACGGGCGAAGGAATCGTCCGCGCCGTGCGCTGCGGGCTGGGTGTCGCGATGGTCTCGCGTATCGTCGCGGCTGACGCGATCGGCGCCGGAGTCGTCAAAGAGATCGACGTCCAAGGAGTTGAGCTTCGCCGGCGGCTGTTCTTGGTGCGCCGCAGCCTCCGGACGCGCTCGGCTGCCGCACGCGCCTTTGCGGATCTCGTCCTGGAAGGGAGCTCGTAA
- a CDS encoding transposase, whose translation MKKVYPKPDPVAKPERDFSVELDELCRAKVAELVQSYLEAEVDELLGRLRYERRDGKRIGFRDGHDPERMVTASIGPIAIRRPRVRGVAHESALIPKYRRRLPSIDKTIHQLWIEGLAHRDFEPTLRGLLGAEAPLSASTIARVNAEFGAEYDTWKKRRLPPCQDRVVPVA comes from the coding sequence TTGAAGAAAGTTTACCCCAAACCAGATCCCGTTGCCAAGCCCGAGCGCGACTTTTCAGTCGAACTGGACGAATTGTGCCGGGCCAAAGTCGCCGAACTCGTCCAATCGTACCTCGAAGCGGAGGTCGATGAGTTACTCGGCCGACTCCGTTACGAACGCCGAGACGGCAAGCGCATTGGTTTCCGCGATGGGCACGACCCCGAGCGGATGGTCACCGCGAGCATCGGCCCTATCGCGATCCGCCGTCCGCGCGTTCGCGGCGTTGCGCACGAGTCAGCGCTGATCCCCAAATACCGACGTCGGCTTCCGTCGATCGACAAGACGATCCATCAGCTGTGGATCGAAGGCCTCGCGCATCGCGATTTCGAGCCGACGCTGCGCGGATTACTCGGCGCAGAAGCTCCGCTTTCGGCTTCGACGATCGCTCGCGTGAACGCCGAGTTCGGCGCGGAGTACGACACGTGGAAGAAACGCCGCCTCCCCCCGTGTCAAGATAGAGTGGTACCGGTAGCATAG